One segment of Rubripirellula amarantea DNA contains the following:
- a CDS encoding polysaccharide lyase family 8 super-sandwich domain-containing protein produces the protein MTANPVVDFDFAADQTLAQLQTAGWQPDAYTLYNHVGAEDLRAIGGALELTDDDGTTAYRWAHEATFPFTAIESGHLKIAAGTGGTFTGNPSQLISIQSAGGPIANIVLRNDTEGRFETGSGDVIFTDVSWKDGFRNYLIDWSVDSNGQNGIVSLRFQADDGTMTQVVEQPFLNAGVPNQLKLGAGWSSPADTQLRVDFIEVYDEPSGAFDAIEISPSVHHDIIAGATSGESVTGRLNLVQPVVSNTPQFSIVGGSGQSLFEIVTVTDTGDRHFGEIVIANGVTLSQTNSYTLDVQADNAGTLSSVQTITVDVVAETAASKISDSLLSQTRYRTADISDAIVADWMSKIQTDGSFSDLNNDWNTSANRLGSLAEAYRFSTTYQGDAGLRSKIYDATVYWAANVSYAGQTFVNPAWAWPRQIGSVGYYLFDDIQTEKFSSDPVISGRAWEVYDAVLSGSESVITHLRDSEEHFWGGNLGYRLHAMQLRASVMDDYNRPLTQVGGFQRGFVSTASFADIESLMIKGLQPSSGPFSVGLTADGAFSQHVGGGAQLFTFGYGRDWAADTSAASVRMLDTPWSLSTSELDVIADFVLDGMQWESFNGQGDYLAQGRRSGEATTGAYSNADSVMASLINSLETAAGTGQLSRHAELISTRDNLIADTHDLEGSLALWNHDFVLHRSDQFYVSTKMNSVRSSGNETGNNENLLHYHMGDGTTLVMLDGDEYVNARVGWDWHQLPGTTTESRTDALPIRNWNTNNGGLNAFAGVASNGTVSVATFINDRYDAANSLYQYHTVNANKSTFYLPDAIVALGANIDRVGPGQNQPIRTTLNQVEWTDDVTYDVGNSVQTLAMGNYGVQSFSVTSPAWFHHDGIGYVLVPKSGQTLSARLETRATNNDWYDLDHKNGQGNTQAVDIFQLSVDHGTNPSDDLYQYVIVPNITAAEMPAYFSDMTIDMLQNDAGIQAIHDAAIGVTQVVFYQAGSIDLGAGRVLSSDEPAIVMLTDSGNEIGLTVSDPLQSTSLSEITITLSEQLQGTGVTWDQVSGTSTIVVGMSNEITLAGKPVSVNLQVVEGSPPVAVADSMVTSVNTPATIDVLNNDLPLGEVMMVSHGSASQGSVIDNGDGTLTYTPDIGFEGTDTFGYTIALQDVELINDQTSGGDRFGYSVDVDGDYAVVGSYLDDAGGLTNSGSAFVYQRTGATSWAQVAQLNGDLDATDAQSQFGWSVAIDGDTVVVSAQYDRDLGFRSGAAYVFQRDQGGVDNWGRVKKIVGNDTIKRDLFGRSVDISGDTIVVGASVADPVGASSGAAYVFNRDEGGADNWGQVKKLTGSTQAAGDRFGQSVSIDGNFIAVGAFRHDGVGSDSGAAYVFLRGSGGTENWGEAKVIEASDASAADQFGYSVSMSGSRVAIGAPLDDEPGLNQLGSVYVFDFFEGGNNNWGQVAKLSTDDGAQGDRLGLSLAFDGTRIVAGAPQADGGGSDSGRAYLFEDVGGGTWTQTRVLVNDEVTTADQYGIAVAVDGDVAVIGSWFDNRPANNTGGAYAFDLQTDTATVTVTVNSGSSELPLIEDSPAMMNIVSEAALPNVMHENQDPDQAVWQARVWARDRVFAQSMETDDENEEESYPGDLAAARVLTVVRVQLG, from the coding sequence TTGACTGCCAATCCAGTCGTCGATTTTGATTTCGCGGCTGACCAAACTCTTGCACAACTTCAAACCGCAGGTTGGCAACCCGATGCGTACACCTTGTACAACCACGTCGGCGCGGAAGACCTGCGCGCGATCGGTGGCGCGTTGGAACTGACTGACGATGATGGGACGACCGCTTACCGATGGGCCCACGAAGCCACGTTTCCGTTCACGGCAATCGAATCGGGCCATTTGAAAATTGCTGCCGGTACTGGTGGAACCTTCACGGGTAATCCATCTCAATTGATTAGCATCCAAAGCGCCGGTGGTCCAATCGCCAACATCGTTTTAAGAAATGATACCGAGGGGCGTTTTGAAACAGGCAGCGGAGATGTGATCTTCACCGATGTCAGTTGGAAAGATGGATTTCGCAACTACCTGATCGATTGGTCGGTCGATAGCAATGGGCAAAACGGGATTGTGTCTCTGCGTTTCCAGGCGGATGACGGAACGATGACACAGGTGGTCGAACAACCGTTCTTAAACGCTGGAGTTCCCAATCAGTTGAAACTGGGTGCGGGGTGGAGTAGTCCGGCCGATACTCAGCTTCGCGTCGATTTCATAGAGGTCTACGACGAACCCTCGGGTGCCTTCGATGCCATTGAGATCAGTCCTTCGGTTCATCATGACATCATCGCGGGCGCAACTTCTGGCGAATCTGTCACGGGAAGGTTAAATCTCGTGCAGCCCGTCGTGAGCAACACGCCTCAGTTTTCGATCGTCGGTGGTTCAGGGCAGTCGTTGTTTGAAATCGTGACCGTGACGGACACGGGTGATCGACACTTCGGCGAGATTGTGATCGCTAATGGCGTGACGTTGAGTCAAACAAATTCCTACACACTGGACGTGCAAGCTGACAACGCGGGGACCCTTTCAAGCGTTCAGACGATCACTGTTGACGTTGTGGCTGAAACAGCGGCCTCAAAGATCTCTGATTCGCTGCTTTCACAGACTCGTTACCGAACGGCCGACATCAGTGACGCAATTGTTGCCGACTGGATGTCAAAGATTCAAACTGACGGGTCGTTTTCGGATTTGAACAACGATTGGAATACTAGTGCCAATCGCTTGGGGTCACTCGCAGAAGCCTATAGATTCAGTACCACTTATCAAGGAGACGCAGGCCTGCGAAGCAAGATCTATGACGCGACTGTTTATTGGGCCGCGAATGTTTCATATGCGGGGCAAACGTTCGTCAATCCAGCCTGGGCATGGCCACGTCAGATCGGTTCGGTGGGCTACTATCTGTTTGATGATATCCAAACCGAGAAATTCAGCAGCGATCCTGTCATCTCGGGTCGAGCGTGGGAAGTTTATGATGCGGTGCTCTCGGGCAGCGAGAGTGTGATCACCCATTTGCGTGATTCGGAAGAACACTTTTGGGGCGGCAACCTTGGTTATCGTCTGCACGCGATGCAATTACGTGCTTCCGTCATGGACGACTACAACCGGCCTTTGACACAGGTAGGTGGATTTCAGCGCGGCTTTGTATCCACGGCCAGCTTTGCCGATATTGAGTCACTGATGATCAAGGGTTTGCAGCCGTCGTCGGGGCCATTCTCGGTTGGCCTGACGGCCGACGGAGCATTCAGTCAACACGTAGGTGGCGGAGCCCAGTTGTTCACGTTCGGTTACGGTCGTGACTGGGCCGCTGATACATCGGCCGCGAGTGTTCGGATGCTCGACACGCCTTGGTCGCTTAGCACCAGCGAGTTGGATGTGATCGCCGATTTCGTACTTGACGGCATGCAGTGGGAATCGTTCAACGGGCAAGGTGATTATTTAGCGCAAGGCAGACGCAGCGGAGAAGCAACCACGGGTGCTTACTCGAATGCCGATAGCGTCATGGCTAGTCTGATCAATTCGCTCGAGACAGCGGCTGGAACCGGGCAACTGAGTCGGCATGCCGAGCTAATCAGCACTCGGGATAATTTGATTGCGGACACTCATGATCTTGAAGGCAGCCTAGCGCTTTGGAATCACGACTTTGTCCTGCATCGCAGTGATCAATTTTATGTTTCGACCAAGATGAACTCAGTGCGCAGCAGTGGCAACGAAACCGGCAACAACGAGAACTTGCTGCACTATCACATGGGAGACGGCACCACGTTGGTGATGCTGGATGGCGACGAGTACGTGAACGCCCGAGTGGGCTGGGACTGGCATCAATTGCCCGGCACAACCACGGAAAGCCGCACCGATGCTTTGCCGATACGCAATTGGAATACGAATAATGGTGGACTGAACGCGTTCGCGGGCGTGGCCTCCAATGGCACGGTCTCGGTCGCTACTTTCATCAACGACCGTTACGACGCAGCAAATTCTCTGTATCAATACCACACGGTCAACGCCAACAAGAGCACGTTCTATTTGCCTGATGCGATTGTGGCTCTCGGTGCGAACATCGACCGCGTTGGACCTGGGCAGAACCAGCCGATTCGCACGACGCTCAATCAGGTCGAATGGACCGACGATGTGACGTATGACGTCGGCAACAGCGTCCAGACGTTGGCGATGGGCAACTATGGTGTTCAATCCTTTAGCGTCACTTCGCCCGCGTGGTTTCACCACGACGGTATTGGCTACGTGCTCGTTCCGAAGTCTGGGCAAACGCTTTCGGCGCGACTGGAAACTCGTGCGACCAATAACGATTGGTACGATCTCGACCACAAAAACGGACAAGGGAACACTCAAGCCGTCGATATCTTCCAGCTTTCCGTCGATCACGGCACCAACCCCAGCGATGATCTTTACCAGTATGTGATCGTTCCCAATATAACGGCGGCCGAAATGCCTGCCTACTTTAGCGACATGACGATTGACATGCTGCAAAACGATGCTGGCATCCAAGCGATCCATGACGCGGCCATCGGTGTGACACAAGTGGTTTTCTATCAGGCCGGTTCGATTGACTTGGGAGCCGGACGTGTGCTTTCATCGGATGAACCGGCCATCGTAATGCTCACCGATTCGGGCAACGAGATTGGATTGACGGTTTCAGATCCGTTGCAGTCGACTTCGCTAAGCGAAATCACGATCACGCTAAGCGAACAGTTGCAGGGAACCGGTGTTACGTGGGATCAAGTTAGCGGAACGTCCACGATCGTCGTTGGAATGTCCAACGAAATCACGTTGGCGGGAAAACCGGTTTCGGTGAATTTGCAGGTCGTCGAAGGCAGCCCGCCGGTGGCCGTTGCGGACTCGATGGTTACGTCAGTTAATACGCCGGCGACAATCGACGTACTCAATAATGATTTGCCACTGGGCGAAGTCATGATGGTTAGCCATGGCAGTGCGAGCCAAGGCAGTGTTATCGATAATGGTGATGGTACGCTGACTTACACACCCGACATAGGTTTTGAGGGCACCGACACGTTTGGCTACACGATCGCTTTGCAGGACGTTGAACTCATCAATGATCAGACGAGCGGTGGTGATCGCTTCGGCTACTCAGTCGACGTCGACGGTGACTATGCGGTGGTTGGATCTTACCTTGACGACGCAGGTGGGCTTACCAATTCCGGTTCCGCGTTTGTCTATCAGCGAACGGGGGCGACATCGTGGGCACAGGTGGCGCAGCTCAATGGTGACCTCGACGCTACTGATGCTCAGTCGCAATTTGGTTGGTCCGTTGCGATCGACGGCGACACGGTTGTCGTCAGCGCTCAGTATGATCGGGATCTTGGTTTTCGATCAGGCGCGGCTTACGTATTCCAGCGAGATCAAGGCGGCGTCGACAACTGGGGGCGAGTGAAGAAGATCGTTGGCAACGACACGATCAAACGGGACTTGTTCGGACGCAGTGTCGATATATCTGGTGATACGATTGTGGTGGGCGCTAGCGTTGCCGATCCCGTCGGTGCTTCGTCAGGTGCCGCCTACGTGTTCAATCGTGATGAAGGGGGAGCCGATAATTGGGGGCAAGTCAAAAAGTTGACTGGCAGCACTCAGGCTGCCGGTGATCGTTTTGGGCAATCGGTTTCGATTGACGGGAACTTCATCGCCGTCGGAGCTTTCCGCCACGACGGAGTTGGATCGGACAGTGGCGCAGCGTATGTCTTCTTGCGAGGATCGGGCGGTACCGAAAATTGGGGCGAGGCTAAAGTGATTGAAGCATCCGATGCATCCGCTGCAGACCAGTTTGGCTACTCGGTTTCGATGAGTGGATCCAGAGTGGCGATCGGTGCGCCGTTGGATGACGAGCCCGGACTTAATCAGCTCGGTTCGGTATATGTATTCGACTTCTTTGAAGGTGGTAACAACAATTGGGGCCAAGTTGCGAAGCTGTCGACTGATGATGGCGCTCAGGGCGACCGACTTGGTCTATCGCTAGCCTTCGATGGAACCCGCATTGTTGCTGGTGCACCGCAAGCCGATGGTGGAGGCAGCGATTCAGGTCGTGCGTACCTGTTTGAAGATGTCGGCGGCGGTACATGGACGCAAACACGAGTGCTGGTCAACGACGAAGTCACCACCGCCGACCAGTACGGCATCGCAGTCGCGGTCGATGGCGACGTGGCGGTAATCGGTTCGTGGTTCGACAATCGACCAGCCAACAACACAGGCGGCGCATACGCGTTTGATTTGCAAACCGATACAGCGACGGTGACTGTGACGGTCAATTCTGGAAGTTCCGAGTTGCCGCTGATCGAAGACTCTCCAGCGATGATGAACATCGTATCGGAGGCAGCGCTACCGAACGTCATGCACGAAAACCAAGACCCCGATCAGGCAGTCTGGCAAGCACGAGTTTGGGCACGTGATCGAGTGTTCGCACAGAGCATGGAAACGGACGACGAGAACGAAGAGGAAAGCTACCCTGGTGATCTCGCTGCCGCGCGTGTCTTGACTGTTGTCCGAGTTCAACTCGGGTGA
- a CDS encoding ELWxxDGT repeat protein has translation MKLELLEQRNLLAFDFELLADINDSLAGSSPGEITQVGDAIFFTATTAQSGRELWTTDGTMAGTRQVSDIRPGTRGGDPVELTNVDGVLYFTANDGINGDEIWTSDGTESGTRMVHEIAPGDNFRRPRFLTNHDGTLYFSATDDVAGHELWKTDGTSAGTTQVLDINPGSANSYPLWMTSIGGELFFIADDGVHGQELWTSDGTASGTFLVQDINPGLSDALSASSYPVSYYYPPLVDVNGTLFFAADDGVHGYELWSSDGTVAGTALVQDIQLGSGSSRPTQLTNAGGSLFFTADDDVNGRELWTSDGTSAGTALVKDIRTGSQNTTIFELASIGSTVYFTAGDDSGRYELWKSDGTTAGTAMLTDDSTSSFGTVPQRQTNVNGLLYFVTFEQELWTSDGTVAGTSLLKEIGPSGNGYVEELANIGGTLFFAAGSIRQETELWSSDGTEAGTNQVADIQVGTNGSYPSDFTEVSGSIYFVARSGDTGDDLWVSDGTIAGTQSLASTGVSRIENITNVNGTVFFSASDSVNGEELWKSDGTAAGTVLVKDISIGSGRSEPEDFVNVAGTLFFTADDDAHGRELWKSDGTEAGTVLVRDIRPGSFLDSSEPRELTEFNGELYFRANDGISGAEVWKSDGTEAGTVQVFDIEPGNYGSGPDDFVNVDGKLYFSANSSGLGVGDEVFAIDGTTGDLLVLDIRPGSSGSFPGALTAIEGLLFFNANDGTTGNELWRIDAATGSGSLVADINPGPEDSYPRDFTEVNGTLFFEASTDAEGRELWSTDGTSAGTSLVADLRQGPDSSFPGELSNVGGALFFKAFNDELGNQFWRVDESGSAPELVVSSNFDIIQGDLLFAFENRVFATLKTEDHGVELFIGTDTDEDDQISEAITLSQGSTLGTIKTILGGETDVDLYRFEADQGEVFDIDVDRSGGELDSILSVYASDGNLLDISDDDVGPAPEFSELESYLRFTAPSTGTFSLR, from the coding sequence ATGAAACTTGAGTTGCTCGAACAACGCAATCTCCTTGCGTTTGACTTTGAGCTGCTTGCCGACATCAATGATTCCTTGGCTGGTTCCTCTCCTGGCGAGATCACTCAGGTTGGCGATGCGATCTTCTTTACAGCAACGACTGCGCAGAGTGGTCGCGAACTGTGGACAACCGATGGCACGATGGCTGGAACACGTCAGGTTTCCGATATTCGACCGGGAACACGTGGTGGTGATCCAGTCGAGCTTACAAACGTCGATGGGGTGCTTTATTTCACAGCCAACGACGGAATCAACGGGGATGAGATTTGGACCAGTGACGGTACTGAATCGGGAACACGTATGGTTCATGAAATCGCGCCCGGCGACAACTTCAGAAGACCGAGGTTTTTGACGAACCATGATGGAACGCTGTATTTCTCAGCAACGGATGATGTTGCTGGGCATGAACTTTGGAAGACAGATGGCACGTCCGCTGGGACTACTCAAGTGCTAGATATCAATCCAGGTTCGGCAAACTCTTATCCGTTGTGGATGACTAGTATTGGCGGCGAACTGTTCTTTATCGCTGATGACGGAGTTCATGGGCAGGAGCTTTGGACATCCGACGGAACGGCCTCGGGGACGTTCTTGGTCCAAGACATCAATCCGGGCCTCTCAGATGCCCTCAGCGCCAGCTCGTATCCTGTGAGTTACTATTATCCACCATTGGTCGATGTTAATGGAACGCTTTTCTTTGCCGCTGATGATGGTGTGCACGGATACGAACTATGGTCGTCCGATGGCACTGTTGCCGGCACGGCCCTCGTGCAAGACATTCAATTAGGGTCGGGCAGTTCGCGACCAACTCAGTTAACCAATGCAGGAGGCTCATTGTTTTTTACTGCGGACGACGACGTTAATGGGCGGGAGCTTTGGACGAGCGATGGCACTAGTGCGGGAACAGCCCTCGTCAAGGACATTCGAACAGGTAGTCAGAATACGACTATTTTCGAGCTCGCAAGCATTGGTAGCACTGTTTATTTCACTGCCGGTGACGATTCAGGGCGGTACGAGCTTTGGAAAAGTGATGGGACGACCGCAGGCACAGCGATGCTGACCGATGACAGCACGTCATCTTTTGGAACTGTCCCCCAAAGGCAAACCAATGTTAACGGACTGCTTTACTTCGTAACGTTTGAACAAGAACTTTGGACCAGTGATGGCACCGTTGCCGGTACGAGCCTTTTGAAGGAAATTGGTCCATCAGGCAACGGGTATGTCGAAGAGTTGGCAAATATTGGAGGGACTCTTTTCTTCGCTGCCGGTAGCATTCGGCAAGAGACGGAACTCTGGTCCAGCGATGGCACGGAAGCAGGGACAAATCAGGTAGCCGATATTCAGGTTGGCACCAATGGCTCGTACCCCAGTGATTTCACTGAGGTCTCCGGTTCGATTTACTTCGTTGCTAGGAGCGGGGACACGGGAGACGATTTGTGGGTCAGCGACGGAACGATCGCCGGTACACAATCATTAGCTAGCACTGGTGTCTCACGAATTGAGAACATCACGAATGTCAACGGCACAGTTTTTTTCTCGGCGTCTGACAGTGTCAATGGAGAGGAGCTTTGGAAGAGCGATGGAACTGCCGCCGGAACGGTATTGGTGAAAGATATCTCGATCGGGTCTGGAAGGTCTGAACCCGAAGACTTCGTGAATGTTGCGGGAACTTTATTCTTTACAGCAGATGATGACGCTCACGGTCGCGAGCTTTGGAAAAGTGATGGAACCGAGGCCGGTACTGTCCTGGTACGCGACATTAGGCCGGGTTCCTTTTTAGACAGCTCCGAACCACGCGAGCTGACCGAATTCAATGGTGAACTGTACTTTCGAGCGAATGACGGAATTAGTGGTGCGGAGGTTTGGAAGAGCGATGGAACAGAGGCCGGTACAGTGCAAGTGTTTGACATAGAGCCAGGTAACTATGGATCTGGCCCTGATGATTTCGTCAACGTGGACGGCAAACTCTACTTCAGCGCCAACTCTAGCGGACTAGGTGTCGGTGACGAGGTCTTTGCGATCGACGGAACGACCGGTGACCTACTGGTGTTGGATATTAGACCGGGCTCATCTGGCTCTTTTCCAGGTGCGCTGACGGCGATCGAAGGTCTGCTGTTCTTTAATGCCAATGATGGTACGACTGGGAACGAGCTCTGGAGAATCGATGCGGCGACGGGCTCGGGTAGTCTCGTCGCGGACATCAATCCCGGTCCGGAGGACTCATATCCCCGCGATTTTACTGAGGTCAACGGAACGCTCTTTTTTGAAGCTAGCACAGACGCTGAGGGCCGTGAGCTTTGGTCAACCGACGGAACTTCCGCTGGCACGTCGTTGGTCGCTGACCTGAGACAAGGCCCAGATAGTTCCTTTCCCGGTGAATTGTCCAACGTGGGAGGAGCATTGTTCTTCAAAGCATTCAACGACGAGTTGGGAAACCAGTTTTGGAGAGTAGACGAGAGTGGATCAGCGCCGGAACTGGTGGTGAGTTCCAATTTCGACATTATTCAAGGCGACTTGCTCTTTGCTTTTGAGAACCGCGTTTTCGCTACGCTTAAGACCGAAGATCATGGAGTCGAGCTATTTATCGGAACAGATACCGATGAGGACGATCAGATTTCCGAGGCCATTACCCTCAGTCAAGGATCCACGCTCGGTACGATCAAAACGATACTCGGAGGCGAAACGGACGTTGATCTATACCGATTCGAAGCCGACCAGGGCGAAGTGTTCGATATCGACGTGGACCGTAGCGGTGGAGAGCTTGACTCAATCCTGAGCGTCTATGCGTCAGACGGAAATCTATTGGATATCAGCGACGACGACGTGGGACCGGCACCTGAGTTCAGTGAGCTGGAATCCTACTTGCGATTCACCGCACCATCGACCGGAACATTTTCGTTGCGGTGA
- a CDS encoding Ig-like domain-containing protein, whose protein sequence is MTGFSNIDFEIAGGTGDDIRDALESDDYELLFHKLGPTAVPDSVVAIQDTAVFVPVLDNDLPSGDVEVIGFSDPANGNATVNANGQIEYTPTSGFLGTDAFDYTIALKSTELTNAEITGGDRYGYSVDVDGDLAVVGAYLDDPNDVTNAGSVSLYRRDGISWQFLTLLTGDAIPQSQFGWSVAVSGDTVVVGAQRDSDNGFHSGAAYVFQDVDGEWTQVRKLAGSDTVNRDLFGRSVDIDRDTIVVGASTADPLGASSGAANVYNRDEGGQDNWGQIKKLTGSTQGAGDRFGQSVAIDNATIVVGAFRNDDQGIDSGAVYVFKRNRFGAENWGELKVITASDASAGDRFGASVAVDGTTVVVGSPQDDTGGVNQLGSVYVLSQNEGGSNNWGQVAKLLATDGNAGDRLGLSVAFDGSRIVAGSPLADGGGDASGRGYLFELTNGSWTQTRVLGSSEVTTADQYGIAVAVDGDVAVIGSWLDNRPSNNSGGAYAFDLQTDTATVTVTVTVNPGSSELPLIEDSPAMMNIASEAALPNVMHENQDADQAVWQARVWARDRVFAQSMETDDENEDERYLDDIADDRLGHAFSASL, encoded by the coding sequence GTGACAGGATTTAGTAACATTGATTTTGAGATCGCGGGAGGAACCGGTGATGACATTCGTGACGCACTGGAAAGCGACGACTATGAGTTGCTGTTCCACAAGCTTGGGCCAACCGCGGTCCCGGACAGCGTGGTAGCGATACAGGATACCGCTGTCTTTGTTCCGGTCTTGGACAATGACCTTCCATCAGGCGACGTCGAGGTTATTGGTTTCAGCGATCCAGCTAATGGAAACGCAACGGTCAATGCCAATGGGCAGATTGAATACACGCCAACGAGTGGATTTCTTGGAACCGATGCATTTGATTACACGATCGCGTTGAAGTCGACCGAGCTTACCAATGCTGAGATCACCGGCGGGGACCGCTATGGTTACTCGGTGGACGTTGATGGTGATCTTGCGGTCGTCGGTGCCTACTTGGATGACCCAAACGACGTCACCAATGCCGGATCGGTCTCGCTTTACCGCCGCGATGGCATCTCTTGGCAGTTTCTCACGCTTCTCACTGGCGACGCGATTCCGCAGAGTCAGTTTGGATGGAGTGTTGCGGTTTCCGGAGACACGGTTGTCGTGGGCGCGCAGCGAGACAGTGACAACGGGTTTCATTCGGGCGCCGCCTATGTCTTTCAAGACGTAGATGGTGAATGGACCCAAGTTCGCAAGCTCGCAGGTTCAGACACTGTCAATCGAGACTTGTTTGGTCGTTCGGTCGACATCGATCGTGACACCATTGTCGTTGGTGCCAGTACTGCTGACCCTTTGGGCGCATCGTCTGGAGCAGCCAATGTATACAACCGCGATGAGGGCGGTCAGGATAATTGGGGGCAGATCAAGAAGTTGACCGGTAGCACTCAAGGGGCTGGGGATCGTTTTGGTCAGTCGGTCGCCATCGACAATGCAACCATTGTGGTTGGCGCGTTTCGCAATGATGACCAAGGCATCGACAGCGGTGCCGTTTACGTTTTCAAACGAAATCGCTTTGGTGCCGAAAACTGGGGTGAGCTCAAAGTCATTACGGCATCCGATGCGTCTGCGGGTGACCGATTTGGGGCTAGCGTGGCTGTCGATGGAACCACGGTCGTTGTTGGTTCACCACAGGATGATACTGGTGGGGTCAATCAGCTCGGATCCGTTTACGTCCTTTCGCAAAACGAAGGAGGTTCTAACAACTGGGGGCAGGTTGCAAAGTTGCTTGCTACTGACGGAAACGCTGGTGATCGCCTCGGGCTTTCCGTTGCTTTCGACGGAAGTCGAATTGTCGCTGGCTCACCTCTTGCCGATGGTGGTGGTGATGCTTCGGGACGAGGCTATCTGTTCGAATTGACGAACGGATCCTGGACGCAAACTCGTGTACTGGGTAGCAGTGAAGTCACCACCGCGGACCAGTACGGCATCGCAGTCGCGGTCGATGGCGATGTTGCTGTGATTGGATCATGGCTCGATAACCGCCCGTCAAATAATTCAGGTGGCGCCTACGCATTTGATTTGCAGACCGACACGGCAACGGTGACGGTGACGGTGACGGTCAATCCTGGAAGTTCCGAGTTGCCGCTGATCGAAGACTCTCCAGCGATGATGAACATCGCATCGGAGGCAGCGCTACCGAACGTCATGCACGAAAACCAAGACGCCGATCAGGCAGTCTGGCAAGCACGAGTTTGGGCACGTGATCGAGTGTTCGCACAGAGCATGGAAACGGACGACGAGAACGAAGACGAACGCTACCTCGACGACATCGCCGACGATCGCCTGGGTCACGCATTTTCAGCCAGCCTATAG